Proteins encoded together in one Streptomyces sp. TLI_171 window:
- a CDS encoding IS5 family transposase (programmed frameshift), whose amino-acid sequence MARPKPWEVDHELWAVIDRLLPKVARRPRHPGRKRHPDRLVFQGILFVLHTGIAWEHLPQELGFGSGMTCWRRLAEWTEAGVWPRLHEVLLAKLRSVNALDFSRAAVDGPHTGIERGSKTGRSPVDRGRTGSKHHLIADATGIPLAATLTGGNRNDVTQLIPLLQAVPPVRGKRGRPRRRPDVVLGDRGYDHDKYRRLVRDLGVKPLIARRSTEHGSGLGTQRWVVERAFAHLHWFRRLRIRWEIRDDIHEAFLALGCVLICWRRLNSR is encoded by the exons GTGGCTCGGCCGAAGCCGTGGGAAGTCGATCACGAGCTGTGGGCGGTGATCGATCGGCTGCTACCGAAGGTGGCGCGTCGGCCCCGGCACCCCGGGCGAAAGCGGCATCCGGACCGGTTGGTGTTCCAGGGCATCCTGTTCGTCCTGCACACCGGGATCGCCTGGGAGCATCTGCCGCAGGAACTCGGCTTTGGCTCGGGCATGACCTGCTGGCGCCGCCTGGCCGAGTGGACCGAGGCTGGAGTCTGGCCCCGACTGCACGAGGTCCTTCTGGCCAAGCTTCGCAGCGTGAACGCCCTGGACTTCTCCCGGGCCGCCGTCGACGGC CCACATACGGGCATTGAAAGGGGATCAAAGACGGGACGAAGCCCTGTTGACCGGGGTAGGACGGGCAGCAAGCATCACCTGATCGCCGATGCCACCGGTATCCCGCTCGCCGCCACCTTGACCGGCGGCAACCGCAACGACGTCACCCAGCTGATCCCGCTGCTTCAGGCGGTGCCGCCGGTGAGGGGCAAGCGAGGCCGGCCCCGGCGCCGCCCGGACGTGGTGCTGGGCGACCGCGGCTACGACCACGACAAGTACCGCCGCCTCGTCCGGGATCTCGGCGTGAAGCCGCTGATCGCCCGCCGGAGCACCGAGCACGGCTCGGGCCTGGGCACGCAACGCTGGGTCGTTGAACGAGCATTCGCCCACCTGCACTGGTTCCGCCGCCTGCGGATCCGCTGGGAGATCCGCGACGACATCCACGAAGCCTTCCTCGCCCTCGGATGCGTACTGATCTGCTGGCGCCGCCTGAACTCCCGATAG
- a CDS encoding class I SAM-dependent methyltransferase: protein MTSSEVWTRATADRYDAEEAEASSAAVLGPTLAFLAELAGDGRALELAIGTGRVGVPLRERGVPVVGIELSEHMAAVLRRKIDEDTLPVVIGDMATTVVPGGFTLVYLVYNTITNLLTQDEQVKCFRNAARHLEPGGRFVIELGVPPLRLLPPGQVAVPFDVSQQHLGFDTFDLVEQMLVSHHFTRDGDDGHYRRENSRHRYAWPAELDLMARIAGLELERRVADWDGAPFTQDSAKHVSVWRKPT from the coding sequence GTGACGAGCAGTGAAGTGTGGACCCGCGCGACCGCCGACCGCTACGACGCCGAGGAGGCCGAGGCGTCTTCGGCTGCCGTTCTCGGACCGACCCTCGCCTTCCTGGCCGAGCTCGCCGGAGACGGCCGGGCGCTGGAGCTCGCCATCGGAACCGGACGGGTGGGAGTCCCGCTCCGGGAACGCGGCGTGCCGGTGGTGGGCATCGAACTGTCCGAGCACATGGCAGCGGTGCTGCGGCGCAAGATCGACGAGGACACGCTCCCGGTAGTCATCGGGGACATGGCCACCACGGTCGTTCCCGGCGGGTTCACCCTGGTCTATCTCGTCTACAACACCATCACGAACCTGCTCACTCAGGACGAGCAGGTCAAGTGCTTCCGCAACGCCGCACGGCATCTGGAGCCCGGCGGTCGGTTCGTCATCGAGCTGGGTGTGCCGCCGCTGCGGCTCCTGCCGCCCGGCCAGGTCGCGGTGCCGTTCGACGTCTCTCAGCAGCATCTCGGCTTCGACACCTTCGACCTGGTCGAGCAGATGCTCGTCTCGCACCACTTCACCCGCGACGGCGACGACGGCCACTACCGCCGCGAAAACTCCCGGCACCGGTACGCCTGGCCGGCCGAGCTCGACCTGATGGCGCGGATCGCTGGGCTCGAACTGGAACGTCGCGTTGCGGACTGGGACGGGGCCCCGTTCACCCAGGACTCCGCGAAGCACGTCTCCGTATGGCGCAAGCCGACCTGA